One stretch of Zingiber officinale cultivar Zhangliang chromosome 6B, Zo_v1.1, whole genome shotgun sequence DNA includes these proteins:
- the LOC121990199 gene encoding terpene synthase 10-like: MSPSLVAASYIPFHLKLCDLRRSTTTERPCFPLIHCTASRQSPALGKSTHYRPNSWCNDYIQSLTVNSPVEEKDQTRRIVLLKERIRKVICEKKEVEEQLRLIDHLQQLGVAYHFKDDIKDALASIHASLEDIISLQQKDTDVHVTALLFRLFRENGFSITDDIFKSFRNGNGQFFEFSVEGMLSLHETAFYGTEKEVILQEAMDFTTRKLRDLLDQGSITEPGLKQKVSHALELPLNWRLERLHARWFIQLCSQSNKDECSMINPVLLEFAKLDFNRVQDTHKKELSKLSRWWSDLGLAQRLPFFRDRLMANYLWTVGCAFEPEYWSFREIETQANCFIALLDDVYDVHGNLEELEIFTDAIERWDVNAVDKLPDYLRLCFLAVFNTANEAAYRVLKEKGFNVLPYLRRAWSDLCKAFLLEAKWSHEKYTPTVGEYLENGWISGSGHIFLTNAYCMSPYLTKTDLENFRTYTRFLQWSSMNFRLCNDLVEMGRSDGPSVIHCLMQEKDVLEAEAREMIKEMIMANWRAMNGDRVNYTNMFEENFKICAINLNRTAQFFYRGTDRYSEYDSEIKDSVVSLLVEPIYIRTLYRFT, encoded by the exons ATGTCTCCTTCTCTTGTCGCAGCATCATACATCCCTTTTCACCTAAAGCTCTGTGATCTCCGGCGATCCACCACCACCGAGCGGCCATGCTTTCCACTCATCCATTGCACGGCCAGCAGGCAATCGCCGGCGTTGGGAAAATCGACCCATTACCGGCCCAACTCGTGGTGCAACGACTACATACAGTCACTCACCGTTAACTCTCCT GTAGAGGAGAAGGATCAGACAAGGAGAATAGTGTTGCTGAAAGAGAGAATTAGAAAAGTAATATGTGAGAAGAAGGAAGTGGAAGAGCAGCTCCGGCTGATCGACCACCTGCAACAACTTGGAGTGGCTTACCATTTCAAAGACGACATTAAAGATGCTTTAGCTAGCATTCATGCATCACTAGAAGACATAATTAGCTTGCAGCAGAAGGATACTGACGTCCATGTCACTGCACTTCTCTTCAGGCTTTTTAGAGAAAACGGCTTCTCGATCACAGACG ATATCTTCAAGAGTTTCAGGAATGGGAACGGCCAGTTCTTCGAATTTTCCGTCGAAGGAATGCTGAGTTTACATGAGACAGCTTTTTACGGAACAGAGAAGGAAGTGATACTGCAGGAGGCCATGGATTTCACCACCCGGAAATTGAGAGATCTCCTGGACCAAGGATCCATTACTGAACCTGGCCTAAAGCAGAAAGTGTCCCACGCGTTGGAGCTCCCATTGAACTGGAGGTTGGAAAGACTACACGCCAGGTGGTTCATACAACTCTGCAGCCAAAGCAACAAAGACGAATGCAGTATGATTAATCCTGTACTTTTAGAATTCGCAAAGTTGGATTTCAACAGGGTTCAGGATACGCACAAGAAAGAACTCAGCAAACTTTCGAG ATGGTGGTCAGATCTTGGACTCGCACAGCGTCTGCCATTCTTCAGAGACAGGTTGATGGCCAACTACTTGTGGACCGTTGGGTGCGCCTTTGAACCAGAGTATTGGAGTTTTCGAGAGATAGAGACCCAAGCCAATTGCTTCATCGCACTGCTGGATGATGTTTACGACGTCCACGGCAACTTGGAAGAGCTTGAGATATTCACAGATGCAATAGAAAG GTGGGATGTCAATGCGGTTGACAAACTCCCAGATTACCTGAGGCTCTGTTTTCTGGCCGTCTTCAACACAGCAAACGAAGCTGCCTATCGAGTACTCAAAGAAAAAGGGTTTAACGTACTGCCATATCTAAGGAGAGCT TGGAGTGATCTCTGCAAAGCCTTTTTGTTGGAAGCTAAATGGTCTCACGAGAAGTACACCCCCACAGTCGGAGAGTATTTGGAAAATGGATGGATCTCGGGATCAGGGCATATCTTCCTCACTAATGCCTACTGCATGAGCCCATACTTAACCAAAACAGACCTAGAAAATTTCAGAACTTACACACGATTTCTACAATGGTCCTCCATGAACTTTCGCCTCTGCAATGATCTC GTTGAAATGGGAAGAAGCGATGGGCCCTCGGTCATCCACTGTCTGATGCAGGAGAAAGATGTTTTAGAGGCGGAGGCTCGGGAGATGATCAAGGAGATGATCATGGCAAATTGGAGAGCCATGAACGGGGATCGAGTGAATTATACAAATATGTTCGAGGAAAACTTCAAGATTTGCGCGATCAACCTTAATCGAACGGCGCAGTTTTTCTACCGGGGTACAGATAGATACAGTGAGTACGATTCAGAAATCAAAGATTCAGTGGTCTCATTGTTAGTCGAACCGATCTATATACGTACACTATATAGATTTACATAA